A single Kiloniellales bacterium DNA region contains:
- a CDS encoding hydroxymethylglutaryl-CoA lyase, whose protein sequence is MPPEVKVVEVGPRDGLQNEPETVPVAVRIALIDKLTAAGLSVVEAGSFVSPKWVPQMADTDAVLAGISPAEGVSYPVLVPNMKGLEGALAAGAKEIAIFGAATESFTRKNINCSIEESLARFAPVAETALARGLKVRGYISCVLGCPYEGAVGPGAVTRVAERLHAMGCYEISLGDTIGVGTPGAAKALVESVAAVVPRERIAVHFHDTYGQALANVLACLELGVATVDSSVAGLGGCPYARGASGNLASEDLLYMLDGLGVKTGVDADRLIEAGRYIMGELGRPTQSKVSRAKAGSS, encoded by the coding sequence ATGCCGCCTGAGGTGAAGGTCGTCGAGGTCGGGCCGCGCGACGGCCTGCAGAACGAGCCCGAGACCGTGCCGGTCGCGGTGCGGATCGCCTTGATCGACAAGCTGACTGCGGCCGGCCTATCGGTCGTCGAGGCGGGCAGCTTCGTCTCGCCCAAGTGGGTGCCGCAGATGGCCGACACCGACGCCGTGCTGGCCGGTATCTCGCCTGCCGAGGGGGTGAGCTATCCGGTCCTCGTGCCCAACATGAAAGGTCTCGAGGGCGCCCTGGCCGCCGGCGCCAAGGAGATCGCGATCTTCGGCGCGGCGACCGAGAGCTTCACCCGGAAGAACATCAACTGCTCGATCGAGGAGAGCCTGGCGCGCTTCGCTCCCGTCGCCGAGACCGCGCTGGCCCGGGGCCTCAAGGTGCGCGGCTATATCTCCTGCGTGCTCGGCTGCCCCTACGAGGGCGCTGTGGGTCCCGGCGCGGTCACCCGCGTCGCCGAGCGGTTGCATGCCATGGGCTGCTACGAGATCTCGCTCGGCGACACCATCGGGGTCGGCACGCCGGGCGCGGCGAAGGCCCTGGTGGAGTCCGTGGCGGCGGTGGTGCCCCGCGAGCGGATCGCCGTGCACTTCCACGATACCTACGGCCAGGCGCTCGCTAACGTGCTCGCCTGCCTGGAACTGGGGGTGGCGACGGTCGACAGCTCGGTCGCGGGTCTGGGCGGCTGCCCCTATGCGCGCGGCGCCTCGGGCAACCTGGCGAGCGAGGATCTGCTCTACATGCTGGACGGCCTGGGCGTGAAGACCGGCGTCGATGCGGACCGCCTGATCGAGGCCGGTCGCTACATCATGGGCGAGCTCGGGCGCCCGACCCAGTCCAAGGTCTCCCGCGCGAAGGCCGGCTCTTCGTGA
- a CDS encoding GNAT family N-acetyltransferase: MTPAPSTSELAAPDFVPLWRARDHLPVLADWLWRAWGRDEGYAVAETRDWLSDLARADRRETGVVALSDGEPLGVALLCNQDLDCRKNLSPWLSSLFVQAAARNRGIGGRLVREIEQAAIERRVPTLYLYTPDQGAFYAKRGWRLVERLQLPKGEADLMCKELAGAGRQSG, translated from the coding sequence GTGACACCGGCGCCGAGCACTTCGGAGCTCGCGGCGCCCGACTTCGTGCCGCTCTGGCGCGCCCGCGATCACCTGCCCGTCCTGGCGGACTGGCTCTGGCGTGCGTGGGGGCGGGACGAGGGCTATGCCGTAGCGGAGACGCGGGATTGGCTCTCCGATCTCGCCCGCGCCGACCGGAGGGAGACCGGCGTCGTCGCGTTGAGTGACGGCGAGCCTCTGGGCGTCGCCTTGCTGTGCAACCAGGACCTGGACTGCCGCAAGAACCTCTCGCCCTGGCTCTCGAGCCTCTTCGTCCAGGCCGCCGCGCGCAACCGGGGGATCGGCGGGCGCCTGGTACGCGAAATCGAACAGGCGGCCATCGAAAGACGCGTCCCGACTCTCTATCTCTATACGCCAGACCAGGGCGCGTTCTACGCCAAGCGCGGCTGGCGCCTGGTCGAGCGGCTGCAACTGCCGAAGGGAGAGGCCGACCTCATGTGCAAAGAACTCGCGGGGGCAGGGAGGCAGAGCGGGTGA